One region of Natrinema salaciae genomic DNA includes:
- a CDS encoding ABC transporter ATP-binding protein, with protein MTAETPLLEASNVDFAYGDVTILRDVSVPIRSAAVTALIGPNGTGKTTLLRTLAGLQEPTGGAIAYHGPAAAREIGYLPQQPEFRPGFTVLETLAFYASLVGGGRDEAVAQLERVGLADAADRPVEALSGGMTRLVGIAQATIGDPPLVVLDEPASGLDPGMSKHVFSVADELAATGTAVLLSSHDLELVERTADEVVVLDGGTVVGRGNPAALCDRLEVGSLEAVYEESIVGDLRRVRVQGETA; from the coding sequence ATGACTGCAGAGACACCCCTACTCGAGGCATCGAACGTCGACTTCGCATACGGAGACGTGACCATCCTGCGGGACGTTTCCGTTCCGATTCGATCGGCAGCCGTGACGGCGCTGATCGGACCGAACGGGACCGGAAAGACGACGCTGCTCCGCACGCTCGCCGGACTCCAGGAACCCACCGGGGGAGCGATCGCGTATCACGGGCCGGCAGCCGCACGCGAGATCGGCTACCTGCCCCAGCAACCCGAGTTTCGGCCGGGGTTCACCGTCCTCGAAACGCTCGCGTTCTACGCGTCGCTCGTCGGCGGCGGACGCGACGAGGCCGTGGCACAACTCGAACGCGTCGGACTCGCGGATGCCGCGGACCGTCCGGTCGAGGCGCTCTCCGGCGGCATGACGCGACTCGTCGGGATCGCGCAGGCGACGATCGGCGACCCGCCGCTGGTCGTCCTGGACGAACCCGCGTCCGGACTCGATCCGGGGATGAGCAAACACGTGTTCTCGGTCGCCGACGAACTCGCCGCCACTGGGACCGCGGTGTTGCTGAGTTCGCACGATCTCGAACTCGTCGAGCGCACGGCCGACGAAGTGGTCGTACTCGACGGCGGCACCGTCGTCGGGCGCGGAAATCCCGCGGCGCTGTGCGACCGGCTCGAGGTCGGCTCGCTGGAGGCCGTCTACGAGGAGTCGATCGTCGGCGACCTCCGTCGCGTTCGCGTGCAGGGTGAGACCGCGTGA
- a CDS encoding NosD domain-containing protein, giving the protein MYWPSREIVLIAVMLTAALGTGGLFVSDTDPAPPDPVPFDETVSVGLTLEAEQSLDENVTLPRTQVFYSQYQYVVGYYGVETFVDAKRQEGHDRRFGYPLAVYVTDYGDATVELQDDGYPVTDRPLPWVDATDAWFVVGSEARTPAGETVVPFADRADAAAFAAAHGGEVYTWEETLEQSFDTDDATVVRDRVDEQNRRADAVVASTVAQADRPVSTVVGEDVDTVQEGIDEAPANTTVLVPDGTYEETLRIDRPITLAGEGAATIRGDNNGSVVTVTEPRVGIRDLEITGVGPLTSGAEEVPGASIDEDAWDEKFLTYYTGADAAISAHVAAELSVENVTIETPSNGIILRESPDTVVRNATVRGNERWEDGFAGIMAFQSPGVVEETTIVDGRDSIYAYRSEGIVVRENTIEESLLGVHLMHTDGALLADNRLTDVVDTGIYVMTGPERNAIVGNEVRGAETGSYVGGTDTYVAENVFEANDVGLELAAAASIYERNVFAGNRLGVNDRVILPTNRIVENDFVGNDDHATAGAGPLRIWSHDGRGNYWQGGTSIADGDPPSRSYSPTDPVDRRMHRTDGAATLARAPALDALSGFEESVSGLRTGSITDVAPTCEPNNPELLERTAQTDRAGGCDGTLTIEP; this is encoded by the coding sequence GTGTACTGGCCATCCCGGGAGATCGTCCTGATCGCCGTGATGCTCACCGCCGCACTCGGAACCGGCGGCCTGTTCGTCAGCGACACCGATCCGGCGCCGCCGGATCCGGTCCCGTTCGACGAAACCGTCTCCGTCGGACTCACGCTCGAGGCGGAACAGAGCCTCGACGAGAACGTCACGCTCCCCCGCACACAGGTGTTTTACTCGCAGTATCAGTACGTCGTCGGCTACTACGGCGTCGAGACGTTCGTCGACGCCAAACGCCAGGAAGGACACGATCGGCGGTTCGGATATCCGCTCGCCGTGTACGTCACCGACTACGGCGACGCAACGGTCGAGCTGCAGGACGACGGGTATCCGGTCACCGACCGACCGCTGCCGTGGGTCGATGCGACGGACGCGTGGTTCGTCGTCGGCAGCGAGGCGCGGACACCCGCGGGCGAGACCGTCGTTCCGTTCGCCGATCGAGCGGATGCGGCGGCGTTCGCAGCGGCTCACGGCGGCGAGGTGTACACGTGGGAGGAAACGCTCGAGCAGTCGTTCGACACCGACGACGCGACGGTCGTCCGCGACCGCGTCGACGAGCAGAACCGCCGCGCCGACGCCGTCGTCGCGTCGACAGTCGCGCAGGCCGATCGACCGGTATCGACCGTCGTCGGCGAGGACGTCGACACCGTCCAGGAGGGCATCGACGAGGCACCCGCGAACACCACGGTGCTCGTACCCGACGGCACGTACGAAGAGACGCTCCGGATCGACCGGCCGATCACGCTCGCCGGGGAGGGTGCGGCGACGATCCGCGGCGACAACAACGGATCGGTCGTAACGGTAACCGAACCGCGGGTTGGAATTCGGGACCTCGAGATCACCGGCGTCGGGCCGCTGACCTCCGGCGCCGAGGAAGTCCCCGGAGCGTCGATCGACGAGGACGCCTGGGACGAGAAGTTCCTGACCTACTACACCGGCGCGGACGCCGCCATCTCCGCCCACGTCGCGGCCGAGCTGTCGGTCGAAAACGTGACGATCGAGACGCCCTCGAACGGGATTATCCTCCGCGAGAGCCCCGATACTGTCGTTCGTAACGCGACCGTTCGGGGCAACGAGCGCTGGGAGGACGGCTTCGCCGGAATCATGGCGTTCCAGTCGCCGGGCGTGGTCGAGGAGACGACGATCGTCGACGGGCGGGACTCGATTTACGCGTACCGATCGGAGGGGATCGTGGTTCGGGAGAACACGATCGAGGAAAGCCTGCTGGGGGTCCACCTGATGCACACTGACGGCGCACTGCTCGCCGACAACCGCCTGACCGACGTCGTCGATACGGGGATCTACGTCATGACTGGACCCGAGCGGAACGCAATCGTCGGCAACGAGGTCAGGGGCGCGGAAACCGGGTCCTACGTCGGCGGCACCGACACGTACGTCGCCGAGAACGTCTTCGAAGCCAACGACGTCGGGCTGGAACTGGCGGCGGCCGCGTCGATCTACGAGCGAAACGTCTTCGCGGGGAACCGACTGGGCGTCAACGATCGGGTGATACTCCCGACGAACCGGATCGTCGAGAACGACTTTGTCGGCAACGACGACCACGCCACTGCCGGTGCCGGGCCGCTGCGCATCTGGTCGCACGACGGACGCGGCAACTACTGGCAGGGCGGGACCAGCATCGCGGACGGCGACCCGCCGTCCCGATCGTACTCGCCGACCGATCCCGTCGACCGACGGATGCACCGTACCGACGGCGCGGCGACGCTCGCCCGGGCACCGGCGCTCGACGCACTCTCCGGGTTCGAGGAGTCGGTGTCCGGACTGCGAACTGGCAGCATCACCGACGTGGCCCCCACGTGCGAGCCGAACAACCCGGAACTACTCGAACGGACCGCCCAGACCGATCGCGCTGGCGGCTGCGACGGAACACTCACGATCGAACCATGA